A segment of the Aureliella helgolandensis genome:
ATCAGCAAGCTACAAGTGGTGGGCTGGCCATCTTCATCCCGAATGGTTAACGGTATTTGAAGCGAAGGCCGACAGGCGAAAAGGATCGGCAATTCGCTGCGGAAACCCAGGTCTTGTGTTCCCTGACCGACGTGCATCGCCAAGGTGGCTTCACGCTGCCCTGCGTCGCGGCTGTAGAGTTGCAATATGCGGTATTCAACTGGCAATCCCGACAGATTGGGACTCAGCGGTTGAGCCGTCACCGCGGCGATGTCCAGCCAGCGGCGGTTCGCGGTGGCTGGGGGGATTTTCATTTCGGGTTTGGAGGCTGAGGTGCTGCGACGCACCATCGGCAGAGCTTGCTCACTTGAGCAATCCAGCGGGGCAGTAACCCCTGCTTCGTTCACGACCTTGACAAGGAAGTTCGTCCACCCCAACTGGTCCAATTGGGCTGCCGCTGGTCCCCGCGCCACTTTGACCCGACTTTCCGGATTAATGTGAACCACCAACAAGCATTGTTGATCGAGAAGCTTTTGGATTTCGTTCACGACGTGCGCATCGTCGGTTGATTCCGAGAGCTGCTGGAGCAATTCCGTCGCGCTGCTCGGTAGTGGGCTACCCGCTAGCTGGAGTGCTTGCACCACACGCTGCACACCAGCCTCCAAGGGCTGGCGTTCAACTGGGATGGTTGGTTGCAATTGCTGCGCATGTACCGCAGGGGAAAGCACGGCTCCTATCGCCAAAATTCCAATCCAACTCAGTGCGTTGTTGAATGACGGCAGCCGTACCTTGCCAGGAAATTTGTACGATTGAAGAAAAAGCATATGCATCGCTCTGCAGTAAAGGAGACCGTCTTCGCCCAGTCGCCCCAACACTTTGTGCAGATTCTTTAGGCGACACAACCATCAACAGGACGCAGGTTATGATATCACGTCCTCGTTCCCGTTGCAGCGAGCTGACTTCCCAAAATTGGCTGGCGGCAAAACAGTTGAATCGATGCCGCCGAACCAAGCGAGAAACTACCCGTCACCTCGGCATCATGACCGCCCACCTAATCCAGTGCTATGCGATCAATTCTGGAATCAATTTGCCCCCAAACTGACTCAGCTGTTTATAGCGACCGGCATGCAGATACGTCAGTTTGTTGTCGTCTAACCCAAGTAAGTGGAGCAAGGTGACGTGAAAGTCGCGAATGGGGTGAACGCATTCGACGGCTGAACTCCCCAATTCGTCCGTCGCACCAACGATACCTGGCTTGACACCCCCTCCGGCCATGAGCATTGTCATGGCTTGGTTGTTATGCCCCCGACCGAGCGAATACACGCCACCACGCTTATTGTTGTCTGGGGTGCGACCGAATTCACCCGTCCAAATAACGAGGGTGTCTTCTAGCATGCCACGTTGTTTTAGATCCCGGATGAGAGCCGCCATCGGCTTGTCGACACTCTTGATACGCGATGCATGCCCTCGCTCCAGGTAGTCATGGCTATCCCATCCGCCACTGAAGATCTGCACGAAGCGCACGCCACTCTCTACCAACCTGCGAGCCATTAAACACTGGGTACCGAAGGTCTCCGTTTCCGGAGCATCTAACCCATACATGCTGATGGTCTCCTGCGTCTCCTGGCTCAGGTCCACGACACCAGGAACCTCGGTCTGCATTTTGAACGCGAGCTCGTAGCTCTCCATGCGCGCACTCAACTTCTGATCCTGGACACCCAATTTGTCCAAATGCTGCTGGTTCAATTTGGCGAGTTCATCGAGTGCCTGACGCTGGTGCTCTCGTGATTTGAATCCCTGTGGGGCGAGGTCGAGAATTGGGGAACCGGTCGGTCGCAGTCGCGTTCCCTGATAGTAGGGAGGTAGAAAGCCATTGCTCCAGTTGGTTGGCCCCCCTTGGGGCAGAGCGAGTTCGGTCATCACCACATAGCCTGGAAGATTTTGATTCTCAGTTCCCAGACCGTAAGTCGTCCAAGCACCCAGTGCTGGATCGCTGCCCAAGCGACTTCCCGTGTTCATGTGGAATAAAGCCTCCGGGTGATTCAAAGACTCTGCTTGACAACCTCGGTAGTTGCACAATTCATCGGCAATGTAGGGATCGGCTAGATGCCGCCATTGATCGCACATGTCAATTCC
Coding sequences within it:
- a CDS encoding DUF1501 domain-containing protein; translation: MNALRRSFLYGLGATLGSVALSDMLAAEKRAASGPLAPKAPMLPAKAKNVIMLFMEGGPGHMDTFDPKTELTRLHKTESKLQAGQETGFKFFVGSPFGFRKVGNNGIDMCDQWRHLADPYIADELCNYRGCQAESLNHPEALFHMNTGSRLGSDPALGAWTTYGLGTENQNLPGYVVMTELALPQGGPTNWSNGFLPPYYQGTRLRPTGSPILDLAPQGFKSREHQRQALDELAKLNQQHLDKLGVQDQKLSARMESYELAFKMQTEVPGVVDLSQETQETISMYGLDAPETETFGTQCLMARRLVESGVRFVQIFSGGWDSHDYLERGHASRIKSVDKPMAALIRDLKQRGMLEDTLVIWTGEFGRTPDNNKRGGVYSLGRGHNNQAMTMLMAGGGVKPGIVGATDELGSSAVECVHPIRDFHVTLLHLLGLDDNKLTYLHAGRYKQLSQFGGKLIPELIA